A single Vigna radiata var. radiata cultivar VC1973A chromosome 8, Vradiata_ver6, whole genome shotgun sequence DNA region contains:
- the LOC106772538 gene encoding UDP-glucuronate 4-epimerase 3, whose amino-acid sequence MSHIDSAPSTPGKFKMEKSTYFNRVRWHTSLAKLAMWSFVFLGAILIFFFRSPSSTPVPADLSRRSLRTYNWGGPVWEKRVRASARVRSRNGFAVLVTGAAGFVGTHVSAALKRRGDGVLGIDNFNDYYDPSLKRARQLLLERTGVYIVEGDINDEALLRKLFEVVPFTHVMHLAAQAGVRYAMENPGSYVHSNIAGFVNLLEVCKSVNPQPAIVWASSSSVYGLNTKVPFSERDRTDQPASLYAATKKAGEEIAHTYNHIYGLSLTGLRFFTVYGPWGRPDMAYFFFTRDILKGKVIPIFEAANHGTVARDFTYIDDIVRGCLGALDTAEKSTGSGGKKRGPAQLRVFNLGNTSPVPVSDLVGILERLLKVKAKRNIMRLPRNGDVQFTHANISYAQRELGYKPTTDLHSGLKKFVRWYLNYYSDGKKADE is encoded by the coding sequence ATGTCACACATAGACAGTGCCCCTTCGACTCCAGGGAAGTTCAAGATGGAGAAAAGCACGTACTTTAATCGCGTGCGGTGGCACACCTCGCTGGCGAAGCTCGCCATGTGGTCCTTCGTGTTTTTGGGCGCGATCTTGATCTTCTTTTTCCGGTCGCCGTCGTCAACGCCGGTGCCGGCGGACCTCTCACGGAGGTCACTGAGGACCTACAACTGGGGCGGACCCGTCTGGGAGAAACGGGTCCGAGCCTCTGCCCGGGTCCGGTCCCGAAATGGGTTTGCCGTTTTGGTCACTGGAGCCGCCGGCTTTGTCGGCACCCATGTTTCTGCGGCTCTGAAACGCCGCGGTGATGGGGTTCTGGGAATTGACAATTTCAATGACTATTACGACCCTTCACTGAAACGTGCACGCCAGTTGCTTTTGGAGCGCACTGGAGTGTACATAGTTGAGGGTGATATCAATGATGAAGCACTCTTGAGGAAGCTTTTTGAGGTTGTTCCTTTCACTCACGTTATGCACTTGGCTGCTCAGGCTGGTGTGAGGTATGCCATGGAGAATCCTGGCTCTTATGTGCATAGCAACATTGCTGGTTTTGTGAATTTGCTTGAGGTTTGTAAGAGTGTGAATCCGCAACCTGCTATTGTTTGGGCATCTAGTAGCTCAGTTTATGGACTCAACACTAAGGTTCCATTCTCTGAGAGGGATAGGACTGATCAGCCTGCTAGTTTGTATGCTGCCACTAAGAAGGCTGGTGAGGAGATTGCTCACACCTATAACCATATCTATGGTCTTTCATTGACTGGCTTGAGGTTCTTCACTGTTTATGGCCCTTGGGGTAGGCCTGATATGGCTTACTTCTTCTTCACAAGGGATATTCTCAAGGGGAAGGTGATACCTATATTTGAGGCTGCCAATCATGGCACCGTTGCGAGGGATTTTACTTACATTGATGATATTGTGAGGGGTTGTTTAGGGGCTCTGGATACGGCAGAAAAAAGTACAGGGAGTGGGGGAAAGAAGAGGGGGCCTGCACAGTTGAGGGTGTTCAATTTGGGGAATACTTCACCGGTGCCGGTTAGTGATCTTGTGGGCATTTTGGAGAGGCTTCTGAAGGTTAAGGCAAAGAGGAATATAATGAGGTTGCCACGGAATGGTGATGTTCAgtttacacatgccaacattAGCTACGCGCAGAGGGAGCTTGGTTATAAGCCCACCACAGATCTGCATAGTGGTTTGAAGAAATTTGTGCGGTGGTACTTGAATTACTATTCTGATGGGAAGAAAGCTGATGAGTGA